In the genome of Raphanus sativus cultivar WK10039 chromosome 4, ASM80110v3, whole genome shotgun sequence, one region contains:
- the LOC130511680 gene encoding lipid phosphate phosphatase epsilon 1, chloroplastic-like — protein sequence MRQRGRLKKPSQVLFFTDLQPLSSSPYDSILKFPHFRQKLSSRFGNYSVFSPPLKAYPSYSSFDHPSWFLFCFPFSVSRARSMAVLVERFARRDGSEHSGSVEQEASEINGSPEIRYEMVPVSGIEAIVNSLSKWVVSILFASIVLLRHDGTALWGIIGSVSNAALSVVLKRILNQARPATTSRTDPGMPSTHAQSISFISVFAVLSVMEWLGTTKVSMFLSCLILVSCSYFIRLRVSQKLHTSSQVVVGAIVGSVFCIFWYTTWNSLLLEAFESSLSLQISVFLVAAALALAFATHVVLDWLRNDN from the exons atgcgCCAAAGGGGAAGATTGAAGAAGCCCTCTCAGGTTCTTTTCTTTACTGATCTGCAACCTCTTTCTTCGTCTCCTTACGATTCCATCCTAAAGTTTCCACATTTCCGACAGAAACTTAGCTCTCGTTTTGGTAATTACAGCGTCTTCTCTCCGCCACTCAAAGCTTATCCGAGCTATAGTTCGTTCGATCATCCCTCgtggtttttgttttgttttcctttCTCTGTTTCCCGCGCTAGATCTATGGCCGTTTTAGTCGAAAGATTTGCTCGCAGAGACGGAAGCGAACACTCTGGGTCGGTCGAGCAAGAAGCTTCGGAGATCAATGGGTCTCCGGAGATCCGGTACGAGATGGTCCCGGTTAGTGGGATCGAAGCCATCGTTAATAGTCTG AGCAAATGGGTTGTGTCTATTCTGTTTGCTTCCATCGTTCTTCTGCGGCATGATGGTACCGCCTTGTGGGGAATCATTGGATCCGTTTCGAACGCGGCTCTCTCCGTGGTACTCAAACGTATACTTAACCAAGCGAGACCTGCTACGACCTCGCGAACTGATCCCGGGATGCCATCTACTCACGCCCAGTCTATCTCTTTCATATCTGTGTTTGCTGTTTTGTCTG TTATGGAATGGCTTGGAACCACTAAAGTCTCTATGTTCCTTAGCTGCCTCATACTCGTGTCGTGTTCATATTTT ATACGGTTAAGGGTTTCTCAGAAGCTTCACACAAGCAGTCAAGTGGTGGTTGGTGCAATCGTGGGTTCTGTTTTCTGCATCTTCTGGTACACAACGTGGAACTCGCTTCTCCTTGAAGCCTTCGAGTCATCTCTATCACTCCAAATATCTGTATTTCTGGTTGCAGCTGCTCTTGCGCTAGCTTTTGCAACCCATGTTGTACTTGACTGGCTCAGAAACGATAATTGA